Below is a genomic region from Lysobacter terrestris.
CGCCAAGTACCTCGAGCACGTGGCCAGGATGTTCGAGCTCGCCGGTACCCAGCCGGAAGCGGCGAAGCAGAATGCGCAGACCGTGTTCGCCTTCGAGAAGCGCCTGGCCGAGGCCTCGCTGGACAACGTGCAGCTGCGCGACCCGAAGCAGATGGACCACCCGACCGCGTTCGCCGACCTGCGCAAGCTCGCGCCCGACTTCGACTGGACGAAGTACTTCGACGCCGCGCACATGCCGCGCGAGGCCGTCAACGTGACCCAGCCGAAGTTCATGCAGCAGGTCGAGAAGGAGCTGGCCACCACGCCGCTGCCGCAGTGGAAGACCTACCTGCAGTGGCACGTCCTCAACAACGCGGCGGACACCCTGTCCACGCCGTTCGTCGAGGAGAACTTCGCCTTCAACGGCAAGTTCCTCACCGGCGCCACCGAGATGAAGCCACGCTGGAAGCGCTGCGCCGAACTCACCGACAACCAGCTCGGCGAAGCGCTCGGCGCGAAGTACGTCGAGAAGTACTTCCCGCCGGAAGCCAAGGCCCGGATGCAGGAGATGGTGAAGAACATCCTGCTGGCGATGGACGACACCATCCGCGGCCTGGACTGGATGGATGCAGCGACCAAGCAGAAGGCGCTGGAGAAGCGCTCGACCTTCTTCCCCAAGCTCGGCTATCCGGACAAGTTCAAGGACTACGCAGGCGTGGTCGTTTCGCGTGCTTCGGCGTGGGACAACGTCGTCGCCGCCTCGCGCTGGAACGTCGCCGACAACCGCAGCCAGGTCGGCAAGCCGACCGACCGCAGCCGCTGGGGCATGACCCCGCCGACGTCGAACGCGTACTACAACCCGTCGCAGAACGAGATCGTGTTCCCGGCCGGCATCCTGCAGCCGCCCGCGTTCGACGTGACCGCCACCGACGCGGTGAACTACGGCGCGATCGGTGTGGTCATCGGCCACGAGATCAGCCACGGCTTCGACGACCAGGGCGCGCAGTTCGACGCGCAGGGCCGCCTGTCCAACTGGTGGACGCCCGAAGACAACAAGCAGTTCGCCGCCAAGGGCCAATGCGTGGTCAGCCAGTTCGAGGGCTATTTCATCGAACCGGGCATCCACCACAACGGCAAGCTGGTGCTGGGCGAATCCATCGGCGATCTCGCCGGCGCCAAGATCGCCCACCGCGCGTACCTGAAGTCGCGTGAGGGCAAGGCGCCGGAACCGACCATCGATGGCTTCACGCCGGAGCAGCAGTTCTTCCTCGCCTGGGGCCAGTTCCGCGGCGACGAAATCCGCATGGAAACCCAGCGCACGATGGTCCAGGGCGACCCGCACCCGATCGCCAAGTACCGCGTCAACGGGCCGCTGTCGAACCTGCCGGCGTTCCGCGAGACGTTCCAGTGCAAGGCCGATGCCCCGATGGTGCGGGCGGAGAAGGACCGCTGCGAGGTGTGGTGATGCCGTCCATTGCGACGGCGGGCAGGGTGCCCGCACTACACGTGACGACGTAAAGCAAAGGCCCGCGCAAGCGGGCCTTTGCCGTGCAGCACTCCGGGCGCTTACCGCTGCGCCAGCCAGCGATCGAGTTCGTTCGCGAACGCCTGCCGGTCGCGTGCGTGGAACGCGGCCGGCCCGCCGGTCTGGATGCCGGCGCCGCGCAGTTCTTCCATGAAGTTCCGCATCGACAGGCGCTGGGCGATGTTGTCGCGGGTGTAGCGTTCGCCACGCGGATTGAGGGCGATCGCGCCCTTGTCGAGCACGCGCGCGGCCAGCGGGATGTCCTGGGTGACGACGAGGTCGCCGGGTTGCACGCGGTCGACGATCTCGGTATCGGCGACGTCGAACCCGCCCGATACCTGCAGCGAGCGGATGTAACGCGACGTGGGCACGCGCAGCCACTGGTTGGCGACGAAGGTGACGTGCACCTTCGTGCGTTCGGCGGCGCGGAACAGGATCTCCTTGACCGGGCCCGGGCAGGCGTCGCCGTCGACCCAGATCTGCGGGCCGGACGGCGTTGGCGGATGCGCTTCGTTCATCAGAACGAGTTGTCGCCATCCATCAGCCGGCCCAGCCCGCCAAGCACCGAGCCTTCGCCACGGCTGCCGCCGTTCTGCGGCGCCGCCGCGAGCATGCGTCCGGCCATGCGCGAGAACGGCAGCGACTGCAGCCACACCTTGCCCGGTCCGGTCAGCGTGGCGAGGAACACGCCTTCGCCACCGAACAGCATGCTCTTGATGCCGCCGACCGCACGCACGTCCATGTTCACCGTGTCGTGGAAGGCCATGACGCAGCCGGTGTCGACGTCGAGGCGTTCGCCCGCGCGCAGTTCGCGCTCGACCACGGTGCCGCCGGCGTGCACGAACACCCAGCCGTCGCCTTCCAGCTTCTGCATGATGAAGCCTTCGCCGCCGAACAGGCCGGTAAGGATCTTGCGCTGGAAGTGGATGCCGACCTGCACGCCGCGCGCGCCGGCGAGGAAGCTGTCCTTCTGGCAGATCAGGCGGCCGTTGTGTTCGTCCAGCTTCATCGCCAGCACGGTGCCGGGGTAGGGCGCCGCGAACGCGACGCGGGCCTTGCCGCTGCCGGCGTGGGTGTAGACGGTGGTGAACAGGCTTTCACCGGTGACCACGCGCTTGCCGGCGGTCAGCAGCTTGTCGAGGAAACCGCCGCCGCCCTGGCCGGAGTGCGCACCGCTGCCGAAGACGGTGTTCATTTCCACCGCCGCGTCCTTGTACATCAGCGCGCCGGCCTCGGCGATCGCGCTTTCGCCCGGATCGAGTTCGACCTCGACGAACTGCATGTCGTTGCCGACGATGCGGTAGTCGATGTCGTCGTTGCGCGTCGGGGTGCGGGCGCCGGCACCGGGCATCGGCGGCGGCAGGTGTTCGGGGGCACCGGCCGGGCGCAGTTCGGCGACTTCGCCGATCGGGCGCCAACTGGTGAAGCCCTCGCGCCAGCAGAAGTGGCCGGGGTGTTGCTGCGCGTACTGCTGCGCGCTGCCGTCGTCGAACGGCCCGATGCGGTCGCCGCTGCCGGAGTGGAAGTACCAACTGGTCATGTGGGGTCCTTGCGATGGAAGAGCTGGGCGCAAGTTAGCAGGGGTTGGATGTCGCAATCCCGTGCCGCAGGTCAGGATCGCGGGTTGGCATGGCCCGGTGGTCCGGATTCACGCAGGTTCCGCGTTCCTTGGCGGTCGCTCGCGCGGCAGCCCCGGGTGCGCTTCGCTTACCTGGGCTACGTGTTACGTGCAGGTGGCGCCGGTGACCGTGTGCCTGGCCGATAATGCGCATCGCCTCGACCTGGCCGCGCCGCATGTCCATCGTCCTCACCGATTTCGCCCGTCCACGCCTGTTCCCGCGCGAGCCGCGGCGCAACACCATCCAGGATTGCACGCCGGAGCAGTTCGAGCGGCATCTCAACGAGGCGACGCCGCTGGCGGTGCTCGACGGTTACGCGCCGTTCTGCAAGTTGCACGTGCACCGCAACTGGACGTCGACGCGCTGCCTGGCAGTGCCGATCACCGTGGCCAACCGGCACCTGCTGCGTTCGGATTACGAGGCACGCACGAAGGACGAGCTGCCGGTGCTGGTGCGCTGGTTCGAAGGGCTGGAGCCGCCGGTGGCGGACTACCTGGTCGTCATCCTGTACGACCGCGCACAGCTGGCGAAGGAAGGCACCGCGATCGCGGCCGACTGGGGCGTGGTCGGCTGCATGTACACCGCCGAGCCGGTCGAGACGCCGATGGCGCCGGTGACGATGATGCGCAACGCGCTCGGCGTGGAGGAGGGCGGCTCGGGCGTGCCGCTCGACCGCGAGGCGTACCGGCGCAGCGTTGCGTTCTGGAGCACGCACGCCAACTGGCGCGGCTAGCTGCATCGTTGCGCGTGGTCGTGTGGAAGATCACGGATTCGTTTCATCACCCTCGTGCTACGGTTCGGCCATGACCAAGACGACTGCAAGGATCGCGTTCAAGGCCCCATTGTTGCGCCCGGCGGAGCCGAAGGGCGCGACGTGGAGTTTCCTCGTCCTGCCCACCGCGGCGAGTGCGAAATTGCCGGCGCGAAGCATGACCAGCGTCGAAGGCACGTTCGCAGGCCAGCCCTTCCAGGCCACGCTCGAACCCGACGGCCAGGGCAGCCACTGGCTCAAGGTGGAGAAGGGCTTGCGTGAAAGCGCCGGTGTCGACGTGGGCGACACGGTGGCGCTCGAAATCGCACCGATGGCCGTGGAGCCCGAGCCCACGGTTCCCGCCGACCTGCGCAAGGCGCTCAACGAAAATCCGGCGGCGAAGGCGTTGTGGTCCGAGCTCACCGCCGTGGCGCGCCGCGACTGGATCCACTGGATCACTTCCGGAAAGAAGGCCGAGACCCGTGAGCGGCGCATCGCCACCACTTGCGACAAGCTCGCGTGCGGCCAGCGGCGTGCGTGTTGCTT
It encodes:
- a CDS encoding YaiI/YqxD family protein → MNEAHPPTPSGPQIWVDGDACPGPVKEILFRAAERTKVHVTFVANQWLRVPTSRYIRSLQVSGGFDVADTEIVDRVQPGDLVVTQDIPLAARVLDKGAIALNPRGERYTRDNIAQRLSMRNFMEELRGAGIQTGGPAAFHARDRQAFANELDRWLAQR
- a CDS encoding YdeI/OmpD-associated family protein, with the translated sequence MTKTTARIAFKAPLLRPAEPKGATWSFLVLPTAASAKLPARSMTSVEGTFAGQPFQATLEPDGQGSHWLKVEKGLRESAGVDVGDTVALEIAPMAVEPEPTVPADLRKALNENPAAKALWSELTAVARRDWIHWITSGKKAETRERRIATTCDKLACGQRRACCFDRSGIYSKAFSAPVAAAE
- a CDS encoding TIGR00266 family protein; amino-acid sequence: MTSWYFHSGSGDRIGPFDDGSAQQYAQQHPGHFCWREGFTSWRPIGEVAELRPAGAPEHLPPPMPGAGARTPTRNDDIDYRIVGNDMQFVEVELDPGESAIAEAGALMYKDAAVEMNTVFGSGAHSGQGGGGFLDKLLTAGKRVVTGESLFTTVYTHAGSGKARVAFAAPYPGTVLAMKLDEHNGRLICQKDSFLAGARGVQVGIHFQRKILTGLFGGEGFIMQKLEGDGWVFVHAGGTVVERELRAGERLDVDTGCVMAFHDTVNMDVRAVGGIKSMLFGGEGVFLATLTGPGKVWLQSLPFSRMAGRMLAAAPQNGGSRGEGSVLGGLGRLMDGDNSF
- a CDS encoding M13 family metallopeptidase — translated: MIRSSLPLVALFAVTTASAGALHGIHPEDINRGGDACTDFFDYANGAWRQQNPIPSYMDRWSRRWQSGEVNKEHVRDILTELSAKTDWPKGSAGQLAGDFYAACMDESRVDALGSKPVQPWLVEVNAIKDKAGLQRMIGKLHDVGVFVPFIVYANEDLHEPSKTVAHIYAGGLGMPDRDYYLKPEPRFVEARAKYLEHVARMFELAGTQPEAAKQNAQTVFAFEKRLAEASLDNVQLRDPKQMDHPTAFADLRKLAPDFDWTKYFDAAHMPREAVNVTQPKFMQQVEKELATTPLPQWKTYLQWHVLNNAADTLSTPFVEENFAFNGKFLTGATEMKPRWKRCAELTDNQLGEALGAKYVEKYFPPEAKARMQEMVKNILLAMDDTIRGLDWMDAATKQKALEKRSTFFPKLGYPDKFKDYAGVVVSRASAWDNVVAASRWNVADNRSQVGKPTDRSRWGMTPPTSNAYYNPSQNEIVFPAGILQPPAFDVTATDAVNYGAIGVVIGHEISHGFDDQGAQFDAQGRLSNWWTPEDNKQFAAKGQCVVSQFEGYFIEPGIHHNGKLVLGESIGDLAGAKIAHRAYLKSREGKAPEPTIDGFTPEQQFFLAWGQFRGDEIRMETQRTMVQGDPHPIAKYRVNGPLSNLPAFRETFQCKADAPMVRAEKDRCEVW
- a CDS encoding DUF3228 family protein, with the protein product MSIVLTDFARPRLFPREPRRNTIQDCTPEQFERHLNEATPLAVLDGYAPFCKLHVHRNWTSTRCLAVPITVANRHLLRSDYEARTKDELPVLVRWFEGLEPPVADYLVVILYDRAQLAKEGTAIAADWGVVGCMYTAEPVETPMAPVTMMRNALGVEEGGSGVPLDREAYRRSVAFWSTHANWRG